One part of the Streptomyces lydicus genome encodes these proteins:
- a CDS encoding MFS transporter, translated as MPTTVPVAPAAADRRRWIALAVVLTASFMDLVDATIVNIALPRIQQDTGATFSALQWVTAGYALAFALGLITGGRLGDIHGRRRVFLLGMAGFTVASALCGLAVTPGMLVGARVLQGAMAALMVPQVLAIIHVSFPAHERGKVFGMFGAVIGLGAVCGPLIGALLTEGDLFGLGWRPIFLINLPVGIAGILLGRRFLTESRSPEALRLDLVGTALATAGLLMLLYPLTQGRESGWPLWGFVSMALSPVVLALFVRHERAKARKDGSPLVELSLFRVRTFAAGAAVQLTFGAVSGLFFLIWTLHMQLGLGWGPLHAGLTGVPFSLACSTAAGMSVQKLVPRFGRKVLQAGALIMLAGALLYLWQAGRQGTALTSLQMVPAMVLLGAGMGLIVAPLTDAAISDVPAEHSGSASGIFNTTGQLGMALGLGLSSVAFFGVAGDPGRPGAAVGASFVDATVHALWWVAAGLALVLGLLFLLPRRARTPHAAADGAVPQGGADRAPAERQPAPVG; from the coding sequence ATGCCCACGACCGTCCCCGTGGCCCCCGCGGCGGCCGACCGCAGACGCTGGATCGCGCTCGCCGTCGTCCTGACGGCCAGTTTCATGGACCTGGTCGACGCGACCATCGTCAACATCGCCCTGCCGCGCATCCAGCAGGACACCGGCGCCACCTTCAGCGCCCTGCAATGGGTCACCGCCGGCTACGCGCTCGCCTTCGCGCTCGGCCTGATCACCGGCGGCCGGCTCGGGGACATCCACGGCCGCCGGCGGGTCTTCCTGCTCGGCATGGCGGGTTTCACCGTCGCCTCGGCGCTGTGCGGCCTCGCCGTGACGCCGGGGATGCTGGTCGGTGCGCGGGTGCTGCAGGGCGCGATGGCCGCGCTGATGGTGCCGCAGGTGCTGGCGATCATCCATGTCAGCTTCCCGGCGCACGAGCGCGGCAAGGTCTTCGGGATGTTCGGCGCGGTGATCGGCCTGGGCGCGGTCTGCGGTCCGCTGATCGGCGCCCTGCTCACCGAGGGGGACCTGTTCGGCCTCGGCTGGCGCCCGATCTTCCTGATCAACCTGCCGGTCGGGATCGCCGGCATCCTGCTCGGCCGCCGCTTCCTCACCGAGTCCCGGTCCCCGGAGGCGCTGCGCCTCGACCTCGTCGGCACCGCGCTGGCCACCGCGGGCCTGCTGATGCTGCTCTACCCGCTCACCCAGGGCCGGGAGTCCGGCTGGCCGCTGTGGGGCTTCGTCTCGATGGCCCTGAGCCCGGTGGTCCTCGCGCTCTTCGTGCGCCACGAGCGGGCCAAGGCCCGCAAGGACGGCTCGCCGCTGGTCGAGCTCTCCCTCTTCCGGGTCCGGACCTTCGCGGCGGGGGCCGCCGTGCAGCTGACGTTCGGCGCGGTCAGCGGCCTGTTCTTCCTGATCTGGACGCTCCACATGCAGCTGGGCCTGGGCTGGGGCCCGCTGCACGCCGGACTGACCGGGGTGCCGTTCTCGCTGGCCTGCTCGACCGCGGCCGGGATGTCGGTGCAGAAGCTGGTGCCGCGCTTCGGCCGGAAGGTGCTGCAGGCGGGCGCGCTGATCATGCTGGCCGGTGCGCTGCTCTACCTCTGGCAGGCCGGGCGGCAGGGCACCGCCCTGACGTCCCTCCAGATGGTGCCGGCGATGGTGCTGCTGGGGGCCGGCATGGGGCTGATCGTCGCCCCGCTCACCGACGCGGCGATCTCCGACGTACCAGCCGAGCACTCCGGCTCGGCCTCCGGGATCTTCAACACCACCGGTCAGCTGGGCATGGCGCTCGGCCTGGGGCTGTCGTCGGTGGCCTTCTTCGGCGTGGCCGGCGACCCGGGCCGGCCGGGCGCCGCCGTGGGGGCCTCGTTCGTCGACGCCACGGTCCACGCGCTGTGGTGGGTCGCGGCCGGCCTGGCCCTGGTCCTCGGCCTGCTGTTCCTGCTGCCGCGCCGGGCGCGTACGCCGCATGCGGCGGCGGACGGCGCGGTGCCGCAGGGCGGGGCGGACCGGGCGCCGGCGGAGCGGCAGCCGGCCCCGGTGGGCTGA
- a CDS encoding magnesium and cobalt transport protein CorA, with protein sequence MISNLRKAVRLPQPRTRGVDLSHPARSPLGTAVVNCAVYVDGVRQDGNHPADVAIRRVREAGRGFVWIGLHEPSEKEFSGIVELFGLHPLAVEDAVHAHQRPKLETYDGSLFTVFKTVRYVEHDQLTDSSEVVETGEIMVFTGTDFVITVRHGGHGSLGPLREQLECEPEQLALGPSAVLHAIADLVVDDYLDVTAAVQDDIDDVESEVFSVRGSGGAGRIYQLKRELLELKRAVAPLDRPMQELATQPMRQVDPRIKTYFRDVADHLDRVTEQITAFDELLNSILQAHLAQVTVAQNEDMRRISAWVAILAVPTMVCGVYGMNFEYMPEKHWTFGYPLVMVLTVVACWVIHRGFKRNGWL encoded by the coding sequence GTGATCAGTAACCTCCGTAAGGCCGTCCGGCTGCCGCAGCCGCGCACCCGGGGGGTCGACCTCAGCCACCCGGCGCGTTCGCCGCTCGGCACCGCCGTGGTGAACTGCGCTGTCTACGTGGACGGCGTGCGGCAGGACGGCAACCACCCGGCCGATGTGGCGATACGCCGGGTCCGCGAGGCGGGCCGGGGTTTCGTCTGGATCGGGCTGCACGAGCCGTCGGAGAAGGAGTTCTCCGGAATCGTCGAGTTGTTCGGGCTGCATCCGCTCGCCGTCGAGGACGCCGTGCACGCCCATCAGCGGCCCAAGCTGGAGACGTACGACGGCTCGCTGTTCACGGTCTTCAAGACCGTCCGCTACGTCGAGCACGACCAGCTGACCGACAGCAGCGAGGTCGTCGAGACCGGCGAGATCATGGTCTTCACCGGCACCGACTTCGTGATCACCGTCCGGCACGGCGGGCACGGCTCGCTGGGCCCGCTGCGGGAGCAGCTGGAGTGCGAGCCCGAGCAGCTGGCGCTCGGCCCGTCCGCCGTGTTGCACGCCATCGCCGACCTCGTCGTGGACGACTATCTGGACGTCACGGCCGCCGTCCAGGACGACATCGACGACGTCGAGAGCGAGGTCTTCTCGGTACGCGGCAGCGGCGGGGCCGGCCGGATCTACCAGCTCAAGCGGGAACTGCTCGAACTGAAGCGGGCGGTCGCCCCGCTGGACCGGCCGATGCAGGAGCTGGCGACGCAGCCGATGCGGCAGGTCGACCCCCGGATCAAGACGTACTTCCGGGACGTCGCCGACCACCTCGACCGGGTCACCGAGCAGATCACCGCCTTCGACGAACTGCTCAACTCCATACTCCAGGCCCACCTCGCGCAGGTCACCGTCGCGCAGAACGAGGACATGCGCAGGATCAGCGCCTGGGTAGCGATCCTGGCCGTGCCGACCATGGTCTGCGGCGTGTACGGCATGAACTTCGAGTACATGCCGGAGAAGCACTGGACCTTCGGCTATCCGCTGGTGATGGTGCTGACCGTGGTCGCCTGCTGGGTGATCCACCGCGGCTTCAAGCGGAACGGCTGGCTCTAG